In Anolis sagrei isolate rAnoSag1 chromosome 9, rAnoSag1.mat, whole genome shotgun sequence, the following proteins share a genomic window:
- the MRPL46 gene encoding large ribosomal subunit protein mL46: protein MAAPFCRAAVLLFCGAARGRPSCRGLSGASGPRWRLFGALCLQRPPLLSQAMGPQEEEMAALVQQIEVEKSLYSDHEIRCLAEEERLRRRKDQNEDEEDEPGKEIVLAQDLEDAWEQKLRSFKPASRTTDADKNNDRTSLSRKLDQSLLLLVKQKLGDQEIWLLPQTGWKDGETLRATAERALLALSGIPTGAKFLGNAPCGVYKYKFPKAMRIEGNVGAKVFFFKAFLQDGHLPLEKEKTDYVWVSKGELADYLKPEYHSQVTRFLVDL from the exons ATGGCGGCGCCCTTCTGCAGGGCGGCAGTGCTGCTCTTCTGTGGCGCCGCCCGGGGCCGTCCTTCCTGCCGTGGCCTCTCCGGGGCTTCCGGGCCGAGGTGGCGGCTCTTCGGGGCGCTTTGCTTGCAGAGGCCTCCCTTGCTGAGCCAGGCCATGGGGCCCCAGGAGGAGGAGATGGCCGCCCTGGTCCAGCAG ATTGAAGTAGAGAAAAGCCTCTATTCAGACCACGAGATACGTTGCTTGGCAGAGGAAGAGCGCCTGCGGAGAAGGAAAGACCAAAACGAGGACGAGGAGGACGAACCTGGGAAGGAGATTGTTCTGGCACAAGACCTGGAAGACGCCTGGGAACAGAAACTCCGAAGCTTTAAACCTGCCTCTCGCACaacag atgCTGACAAAAACAATGATCGGACGTCGTTGAGCAGGAAGCTGGACCAGAGTCTGCTCCTGCTGGTCAAGCAAAAGCTTGGAGACCAGGAGATCTGGCTCTTGCCCCAAACAGGGTGGAAAGATGGGGAGACACTGCGAGCCACAGCAGAACGGGCCTTGCTTGCCCTCTCAG GAATCCCCACCGGAGCCAAGTTTCTCGGGAATGCCCCGTGCGGCGTTTACAAATACAAGTTTCCCAAGGCGATGCGGATAGAGGGCAACGTCGGAGCCAAGGTGTTCTTCTTCAAAGCCTTCCTGCAGGACGGCCACCTGCCCTTGGAGAAGGAGAAAACGGACTATGTTTGGGTCAGCAAAGGGGAGCTGGCAGATTACTTGAAGCCTGAATACCACTCCCAGGTTACTCGCTTCTTAGTGGACCTATGA